A section of the Flavobacterium sp. CG_23.5 genome encodes:
- a CDS encoding DUF493 family protein, translating to MDKETEEFYDRLKVELDLANTWPALYLFKFIVPTENDNVERVESAFDCMGAVIKTTRSKTGKFTSISVDVTVKDSQEIVDKYLEVSTIKGIVSL from the coding sequence ATGGATAAAGAGACTGAAGAATTTTACGATAGATTAAAAGTGGAGTTGGATTTAGCTAATACTTGGCCGGCTTTGTACTTATTTAAATTTATTGTGCCTACTGAAAATGATAACGTGGAACGTGTTGAATCAGCTTTTGATTGTATGGGTGCAGTTATTAAAACAACAAGGTCCAAGACTGGTAAATTTACCAGTATATCTGTTGATGTTACTGTGAAAGACTCACAAGAAATAGTTGATAAATACCTGGAAGTTTCTACAATTAAAGGTATTGTTTCCCTTTAA
- a CDS encoding AAA family ATPase, which translates to MQKEIIVIIGGPGTGKSTIIDGLIANGHCCYPEISREVTLEAKKQGIEQLFLEQPLLFSELLLEGRKKQFQNASKEPHDVVFIDRGIPDVLAYMHYIGDTYPDFFDDACKEHIYSKIFILPPWEDIYISDGERYENFEQAKIIYSHLAETYQNYGYELIEVPKDTVDNRILFILDEISR; encoded by the coding sequence GTGCAGAAAGAAATCATAGTTATCATTGGCGGTCCTGGAACAGGCAAAAGTACTATCATAGACGGATTAATTGCGAACGGACATTGTTGTTATCCCGAAATCTCTCGGGAAGTAACTTTGGAAGCAAAAAAACAAGGAATCGAACAATTATTTCTTGAACAACCGCTACTATTCAGCGAACTACTGCTTGAAGGAAGAAAAAAGCAATTTCAAAATGCTTCAAAAGAACCTCACGACGTTGTATTTATCGACCGGGGAATTCCAGATGTTTTGGCTTATATGCACTACATCGGCGATACCTATCCTGATTTTTTTGATGATGCCTGCAAAGAACATATCTATTCAAAAATTTTCATTCTTCCGCCTTGGGAAGACATATACATTAGCGATGGTGAACGTTATGAGAACTTCGAACAAGCTAAAATCATCTATTCTCATCTTGCTGAAACCTATCAAAATTACGGCTACGAACTCATAGAAGTGCCAAAAGATACCGTAGATAACAGAATTCTGTTTATCTTAGATGAAATTTCCAGATAA
- a CDS encoding ATP-dependent DNA helicase RecQ produces the protein MQEAVAILQKYWKHDKFRSLQNEIINSVLSGQDTFALMPTGGGKSVCFQIPAMMNDGICLVISPLVALMKDQVANLQKRDIKAIALTGGIKSEEMIDLLDNCQFGNYKFLYLSPERLQSDWILERIKNLPINLITIDEAHCVSQWGHDFRPAYLKISSLKKHFPKVPFLALTATATPKVKEDIINELGLHDPQVFQKSFARENIAYMVFEVEDKLFRIEQILKKNPEPSIIYVRNRKSCLDISSQLQSLGFKSTYYHGGLTSKEKDKNMQLWMNDEVQVIVATNAFGMGIDKANVKTVIHIQLPENLENYYQEAGRAGRNGEKAYAILLTSPSDILQTENQFINILPDKQFLNQMYVKLCNYFQIAYGEGINEQFTFNLNHFCLKYGFPTLKTYNAMQFLDRQGIVSLSQEFSEKITLQFLIPSKEVIRYMSLNPNDEEIILAILRTYPGIYEMQTAFNLDLIAKKSNHAVAEIQAVLKKLKEKDIIEYHSKNNDATLIFNEVREDERTINRVSKYLENQNLLKKEQLKAVLHYINEKKVCKSKLILNYFGEKVTTDCGICSYCITKKQRKPDINSLSAAIITLLQTENLNSREIQDKTKNKPDDIIFVLQHLLDNNTILVKPNNKYTLRS, from the coding sequence ATGCAAGAAGCAGTAGCTATTCTTCAAAAATATTGGAAACATGATAAATTTAGGTCGCTGCAAAACGAAATTATTAATTCCGTTTTAAGTGGCCAAGATACTTTTGCTTTAATGCCAACTGGTGGCGGAAAATCAGTCTGTTTTCAGATTCCTGCGATGATGAACGACGGAATTTGCTTAGTTATTTCACCTTTGGTTGCCCTAATGAAAGACCAAGTCGCCAATTTGCAAAAGCGGGATATAAAAGCCATAGCGCTTACTGGCGGTATAAAATCGGAGGAAATGATTGACCTTTTGGACAATTGCCAATTCGGAAATTATAAATTTCTTTATTTATCACCGGAACGATTACAATCGGATTGGATATTGGAACGAATAAAAAACCTTCCTATCAACTTAATTACAATCGATGAAGCACATTGTGTTTCACAATGGGGACACGATTTTAGACCTGCTTATCTGAAGATTTCCTCGCTAAAAAAACATTTCCCAAAAGTCCCTTTTTTGGCTTTGACCGCAACAGCTACGCCAAAAGTTAAAGAAGACATCATCAACGAATTAGGATTACATGATCCTCAAGTTTTCCAAAAATCATTTGCAAGGGAAAATATCGCTTATATGGTTTTTGAAGTAGAGGACAAACTTTTCAGAATAGAACAAATACTGAAGAAAAATCCGGAACCTTCTATAATTTATGTACGAAACAGGAAATCATGTTTGGACATTTCATCCCAATTACAGTCTTTAGGATTCAAGTCCACTTACTATCACGGCGGACTTACGTCCAAAGAAAAAGATAAAAATATGCAGTTGTGGATGAACGATGAAGTACAGGTCATTGTTGCCACAAATGCATTTGGAATGGGAATTGACAAAGCCAATGTAAAAACGGTGATTCATATTCAACTGCCCGAAAATTTAGAAAATTATTACCAAGAAGCGGGACGAGCGGGAAGAAATGGTGAAAAAGCATATGCTATTTTATTAACAAGTCCTTCGGATATCTTGCAAACTGAAAATCAATTTATAAATATTCTGCCTGACAAACAGTTTTTGAATCAAATGTATGTCAAGCTCTGTAATTATTTCCAAATCGCATATGGAGAAGGAATCAATGAACAGTTCACTTTCAATTTGAATCATTTTTGTTTAAAATATGGCTTTCCTACGTTGAAAACATACAATGCTATGCAATTTCTGGACAGGCAAGGCATTGTTAGTCTATCTCAAGAATTTTCTGAAAAAATTACGCTTCAGTTTCTAATTCCGTCCAAAGAAGTAATTAGGTACATGAGTTTGAATCCTAATGACGAAGAAATAATTTTGGCAATATTGCGAACCTATCCCGGAATTTATGAGATGCAGACGGCATTTAATTTAGATTTGATTGCAAAAAAATCGAATCATGCTGTTGCAGAAATACAAGCGGTTTTAAAAAAATTAAAGGAAAAAGACATTATAGAATATCATTCGAAAAATAATGATGCCACTTTAATTTTCAACGAAGTTCGCGAAGATGAAAGAACCATTAATAGAGTTTCTAAATATTTAGAAAATCAAAACCTATTAAAAAAGGAACAACTCAAGGCTGTACTCCATTATATCAATGAGAAAAAAGTTTGCAAAAGTAAATTGATTTTGAATTATTTTGGCGAAAAAGTAACTACGGATTGTGGTATTTGTTCCTATTGTATAACAAAAAAACAACGCAAACCAGATATTAATTCGCTTTCTGCAGCAATAATAACTTTATTACAAACTGAAAATTTAAATTCCAGAGAAATACAAGATAAAACTAAAAATAAGCCGGACGATATTATCTTTGTATTGCAACATTTATTAGATAATAACACCATACTTGTAAAACCAAACAATAAATATACTTTAAGATCATAA
- the fmt gene encoding methionyl-tRNA formyltransferase produces the protein MEKLRIVFMGTPEFAVGILDTIIKNNYEVVGVITAADKPAGRGQKIKYSAVKEYALANNLALLQPTNLKDETFLAELKALNANLQIVVAFRMLPKVVWEMPSLGTFNLHASLLPNYRGAAPINWAIINGETKTGVTTFFIDDKIDTGAMILSSEIEIGESENAGELHDRLMNLGSKTVIETLEMIEKGNVTTIIQKDDSDIKTAYKLNKENCKIDWTKSASEINNLIRGLSPYPAAWCFFGDKNEEWNVKIYEAKIISEDHSYDVGHIICTKKEMKVAVKNGFIQVLNLQFPGKKRMTTAELLNGIAFTENAKAY, from the coding sequence ATGGAAAAATTACGAATTGTTTTCATGGGAACACCTGAATTTGCAGTTGGAATTCTGGATACCATAATCAAAAACAACTATGAAGTTGTTGGCGTTATCACAGCGGCAGACAAACCTGCCGGTCGTGGACAAAAAATAAAATACTCTGCTGTAAAAGAATATGCATTAGCAAACAACTTGGCTTTACTGCAACCTACAAATCTTAAAGACGAAACTTTTTTAGCCGAATTAAAAGCTTTGAATGCCAATTTACAAATAGTAGTTGCTTTTAGAATGTTACCAAAAGTAGTTTGGGAAATGCCTTCACTGGGGACTTTCAATCTTCACGCTTCACTCCTACCCAATTATCGCGGTGCCGCACCCATCAATTGGGCAATTATAAATGGAGAAACAAAAACTGGCGTGACCACTTTTTTCATTGACGATAAAATTGATACGGGAGCCATGATTCTAAGTTCGGAAATTGAAATTGGGGAAAGTGAAAATGCTGGAGAATTGCATGACCGATTAATGAATCTAGGAAGCAAAACCGTTATCGAAACTTTGGAAATGATTGAAAAAGGAAATGTAACGACCATTATTCAGAAAGACGATTCCGATATAAAAACCGCATACAAACTAAATAAGGAAAACTGCAAAATAGATTGGACAAAATCAGCTTCCGAAATTAATAATTTAATAAGAGGTTTGAGTCCATATCCGGCTGCCTGGTGTTTCTTTGGCGATAAAAATGAAGAGTGGAATGTGAAAATATATGAAGCAAAAATAATTTCAGAAGATCATTCCTATGACGTAGGCCATATAATTTGTACCAAAAAAGAAATGAAAGTTGCTGTAAAAAACGGATTCATCCAAGTGTTAAATTTGCAATTTCCTGGAAAAAAAAGGATGACAACTGCCGAATTACTAAACGGAATCGCTTTTACCGAAAATGCAAAAGCCTATTAA
- a CDS encoding HU family DNA-binding protein has translation MNKSELIDAMAAEAGITKAAAKLALESFLGNVGGTLKKGGRVSLVGFGSWSVSARAARDGRNPQTGKTIQIAAKNVVKFKAGAELEGAVN, from the coding sequence ATGAACAAATCAGAATTAATCGATGCTATGGCTGCTGAAGCAGGAATTACAAAAGCTGCTGCAAAATTAGCTTTAGAGTCATTTTTAGGAAATGTAGGTGGTACCTTGAAAAAAGGTGGAAGAGTATCTTTAGTAGGTTTCGGATCTTGGTCAGTTTCAGCTAGAGCTGCTAGAGACGGTAGAAATCCTCAAACAGGAAAAACTATTCAAATCGCTGCTAAAAATGTGGTGAAATTTAAAGCTGGTGCAGAATTAGAAGGAGCAGTAAACTAG
- a CDS encoding YqgE/AlgH family protein, with amino-acid sequence MISEKLRKGNLLIAEPSIVGDLSFNRSVILLADHNKEGSVGFIINKPLKYTINDLIPEIYARFKIYNGGPVEQDNLYFIHNIPDLIPNSIEISNGIYWGGDFESTKKLINNGQVTKDNIRFFLGYTGWDENQLESEMQENSWIIAENNYENKIIGKSATHFWKEQIRELGGEYLIWSNAPENPYLN; translated from the coding sequence ATGATCTCAGAAAAATTAAGAAAAGGAAATCTCCTTATAGCAGAGCCTTCCATAGTTGGCGATCTATCATTTAATAGATCCGTAATTTTATTAGCAGATCATAATAAAGAAGGATCTGTTGGTTTTATTATCAATAAGCCATTGAAATATACAATTAATGATTTAATCCCCGAAATTTACGCGAGGTTTAAAATCTATAATGGTGGTCCGGTAGAACAAGACAATCTATATTTCATACACAATATTCCAGATTTGATTCCAAACAGTATTGAAATTTCAAATGGAATCTATTGGGGCGGTGATTTTGAATCTACAAAAAAACTGATTAACAACGGTCAGGTCACTAAAGATAACATTCGCTTTTTCCTTGGTTACACAGGTTGGGATGAAAACCAACTAGAATCTGAAATGCAAGAAAATTCATGGATCATTGCTGAAAATAACTATGAAAATAAAATCATTGGTAAATCAGCCACTCATTTTTGGAAAGAACAAATAAGAGAATTAGGAGGAGAATACCTTATTTGGTCAAATGCTCCCGAAAACCCTTATTTGAATTAA
- a CDS encoding aminotransferase class IV, translating to MINFNGIIVSQDANILTQNRAFLYGDAVFETVKIIDNKILFLEDHYFRLMSSMRVIRMEIPMNFTMEYFEEQILSLAKNNSLLDSSRARITVYRNDGGYYLPLSNSVSFLIHAVALENTYYSIEDKEYEVDLYKDFYVTKQLLSSIKTTNKIINITGSIYASENGLDNCILLNDSKNVIEALQGNIFMLIGNKLITPPVSEGCLNGVMRKQILGLAKKIYYIVVVEEVISPFDLQKADELFITNVIKGIQPITKYRKKNFTTKVANQLLQLLNEAISVN from the coding sequence ATGATTAATTTTAATGGAATTATAGTGTCACAAGATGCTAATATATTAACACAAAACCGCGCTTTCTTATATGGTGATGCTGTTTTCGAAACGGTTAAAATAATAGATAATAAAATTCTATTCTTAGAAGATCATTATTTTAGACTGATGTCTTCTATGCGAGTGATCCGAATGGAAATACCGATGAATTTCACGATGGAATATTTCGAGGAGCAAATTCTATCCTTGGCAAAGAATAATTCATTATTGGATTCGTCACGTGCCAGAATAACTGTTTATAGAAATGATGGAGGGTATTATTTACCGCTCAGTAATAGTGTTTCTTTTTTGATTCATGCAGTAGCTTTAGAAAACACCTATTATTCAATTGAAGATAAGGAATATGAAGTAGATCTGTACAAAGATTTTTACGTGACCAAGCAATTACTCTCTTCTATAAAAACAACCAATAAAATCATTAACATAACGGGAAGTATTTATGCTAGTGAGAATGGCTTGGATAATTGTATTCTATTGAATGACAGTAAGAATGTCATTGAGGCATTACAAGGAAATATTTTTATGCTGATTGGAAATAAACTAATTACCCCGCCGGTTTCAGAGGGTTGTCTGAACGGCGTAATGAGAAAACAGATTTTAGGATTGGCCAAAAAAATATATTACATAGTAGTCGTTGAAGAGGTAATTTCTCCATTTGACCTTCAAAAAGCGGATGAATTATTTATTACTAATGTGATAAAAGGGATACAGCCTATCACTAAATATCGCAAGAAAAACTTTACTACGAAAGTAGCAAATCAATTACTGCAATTGCTTAATGAAGCAATCAGTGTAAATTAA
- a CDS encoding START-like domain-containing protein, with product MDQKVRYEIEFPINSSPQLLYQYISTPSGLSEWFADNVNSRGEFFTFIWNDSEEKARLASKKSGEKVKFKWVDENNKDTEYFFELHILVDELTKDVSLMVVDFAEKDEVDEATQLWENQVSDLKHLIGSV from the coding sequence ATGGATCAAAAAGTACGTTACGAAATCGAGTTCCCCATAAATTCGTCACCCCAATTGTTATATCAGTATATTTCAACACCGTCTGGTTTGTCTGAATGGTTTGCTGATAATGTGAATTCGCGTGGTGAATTTTTTACTTTTATTTGGAATGACTCCGAAGAAAAAGCTAGACTTGCTTCTAAGAAATCAGGTGAGAAAGTAAAATTCAAATGGGTCGATGAAAATAATAAGGATACGGAATACTTTTTTGAGTTGCATATTTTGGTAGATGAGTTAACTAAAGATGTTTCCTTAATGGTGGTTGACTTTGCTGAAAAAGATGAGGTGGACGAAGCTACTCAACTATGGGAAAATCAAGTTTCAGACCTTAAACATCTAATAGGTTCTGTGTAG
- a CDS encoding Fic family protein gives MITNQFSLKISVFHGRKAPEEGILVGYGALIEALTLAVPFPNRLSLISPKKRQYTTNHWQVLTSRHEPEDSLYKQLIFALKYEGINLLFFKKLFEQLSEETITSLVQIEPQGQYSRKVWFLYEWLMGKSLPIPDLNKGNFVILIDEDKQFALPISTNSSRHRIKNNLPGTVDFCPLIFKTPKLNDYIADDLSNKKNSYLNAIHKDVLQRASAFLLLKDSKASFTIEGETPSNNRAIRWGKAIGQAGSKPLEKEELLRLQQIVIENSRFLKMGYRDEGGFVGEHDRVSGEPMPEHISAKWQDIEKLMDGLIATYKNIEETGFNAVLAAAKIAFGFVFIHPFVDGNGRIHRYIIHHILTKMQFAQQGIIFPVSASILNHIDDYRIVLESYSHPLLDFIEWRTTESNNVAVLNETIDYYRYFDATKQAEFLFDCVNDTIVNVIPNEVNYLQKYDAMKKYLDDIFQMPDKTVALLIRSLEQNNGILSKRALEKEFNVLSEIEIKEIEENYISIFNN, from the coding sequence ATGATTACTAATCAATTTTCACTAAAAATAAGTGTTTTTCACGGTCGTAAAGCACCTGAAGAAGGAATACTGGTAGGTTATGGTGCCTTAATAGAGGCTTTAACTCTGGCTGTGCCATTCCCAAATCGTTTATCATTAATTAGTCCTAAAAAACGTCAATACACAACTAATCATTGGCAGGTGCTTACTTCACGTCACGAACCGGAAGACTCACTGTATAAACAATTGATATTTGCTTTAAAATACGAAGGAATAAATTTATTGTTTTTTAAAAAACTATTTGAACAACTATCAGAAGAAACAATAACTTCATTGGTACAAATAGAACCGCAAGGACAATACAGCCGTAAAGTCTGGTTCTTATACGAATGGCTTATGGGGAAGTCACTTCCAATTCCAGATTTAAATAAAGGAAATTTCGTTATCCTAATTGATGAGGATAAACAATTTGCTTTGCCTATAAGTACAAATTCCAGCCGACATCGTATAAAAAACAACTTACCTGGTACTGTTGATTTTTGTCCGCTAATATTTAAAACTCCAAAATTGAATGATTATATAGCTGATGATCTTTCCAATAAAAAAAATAGTTATTTAAACGCAATTCACAAAGACGTACTACAACGAGCATCAGCATTTTTGTTGCTAAAAGATTCCAAAGCATCTTTTACCATAGAAGGAGAAACCCCCTCTAATAATAGAGCAATTAGGTGGGGAAAAGCCATAGGTCAAGCAGGTTCAAAACCATTAGAGAAAGAAGAACTATTGCGATTACAACAAATAGTGATAGAAAATAGTCGTTTCCTAAAAATGGGTTATAGGGACGAAGGGGGCTTTGTGGGGGAACATGACCGAGTTAGTGGAGAACCAATGCCAGAACATATTTCAGCAAAATGGCAAGATATTGAAAAATTGATGGACGGATTAATTGCAACCTATAAAAACATTGAAGAAACTGGCTTTAATGCTGTTTTGGCAGCTGCAAAAATAGCTTTTGGATTTGTTTTTATTCATCCTTTTGTAGATGGCAACGGAAGAATACACCGATATATAATACATCATATTTTAACCAAAATGCAATTTGCACAACAAGGAATAATCTTCCCGGTGTCTGCTTCTATTTTAAATCATATTGACGATTATAGAATAGTATTAGAATCTTATTCACATCCATTATTGGACTTTATAGAATGGAGAACGACAGAATCTAATAATGTAGCCGTTTTGAACGAAACAATTGATTATTACCGTTATTTTGACGCAACTAAACAAGCAGAATTCTTATTTGATTGTGTTAATGATACTATTGTAAATGTAATTCCTAATGAGGTAAACTATCTACAGAAATACGATGCTATGAAAAAATATTTGGATGATATCTTTCAAATGCCAGACAAAACAGTTGCATTACTCATTCGATCTTTAGAACAAAATAATGGGATACTTTCAAAAAGAGCTCTAGAAAAAGAGTTTAATGTCCTATCTGAAATTGAGATAAAAGAAATTGAAGAAAATTATATTTCAATTTTTAATAATTAA
- a CDS encoding YitT family protein, which yields MKKIVSHNDISDMLYTVTGILFCGFALKGFLVPNQFFDGGITGISLLLHELYHWNIGYIIVLANIPLIILGAFQINKKFAIRTFAAVIGLALCLHFLPYPQVTSDKLLVSIFGGIFMGLGVGLAMRGGCALDGIEVLALYTVKRISFTISEIILGINIIIFLVAAIKLGLPVALYSILTYYTASRTINFVVEGIEEYTGVTIISGNSEIIKEKLVMGLGRGITIYKGERGFLKENFSQSHPVDIVFTVVTRMELRRLKNMVHGIDPKAFIFTSIIKEAAGGILKRRARH from the coding sequence ATGAAAAAAATAGTTTCCCACAATGATATCTCTGATATGCTATATACGGTTACCGGTATTCTTTTTTGTGGTTTTGCACTAAAAGGTTTTTTGGTACCAAATCAGTTCTTCGATGGAGGAATAACTGGTATATCATTGTTACTTCACGAATTATACCATTGGAATATTGGGTATATTATTGTACTTGCTAATATTCCGCTTATCATTTTGGGGGCTTTTCAGATCAACAAAAAGTTTGCTATTCGAACATTTGCGGCAGTTATTGGCTTGGCACTTTGTTTGCACTTTCTTCCCTATCCTCAAGTTACCTCAGATAAATTGCTTGTATCTATTTTTGGAGGTATATTTATGGGCCTTGGCGTGGGTTTGGCAATGAGAGGGGGATGTGCTTTGGATGGAATCGAAGTTTTGGCTTTATACACGGTAAAACGAATCAGTTTTACCATAAGCGAGATTATACTTGGAATAAACATTATTATTTTCTTAGTCGCTGCCATAAAACTCGGACTTCCTGTAGCGCTCTATTCTATATTGACCTATTACACAGCCTCTCGTACCATAAATTTTGTTGTTGAGGGAATTGAAGAGTATACAGGGGTTACTATAATTTCAGGAAATAGTGAAATAATAAAGGAAAAATTGGTGATGGGTCTAGGGCGAGGAATAACTATTTACAAAGGAGAACGAGGATTTTTAAAAGAAAATTTTAGCCAAAGCCATCCCGTTGACATTGTATTTACCGTTGTCACCAGAATGGAATTAAGGCGATTAAAAAACATGGTTCATGGCATTGATCCCAAAGCTTTTATATTTACCAGCATCATAAAAGAAGCAGCGGGAGGTATACTGAAACGCAGGGCAAGGCATTAG
- a CDS encoding HD domain-containing protein has translation MQHLPECQLIMAKLKKDLPPHIHYHTIEHTMDVYDRAQFIAKEEGVSHSDIKLLLIAAIYHDAGYLKQNEDHELISCQMVREYLPQFSYSVDDIERICTLIMATKIPHKPKTHLEEIICDADLDYLGRDDFFTIGEKLYLEFLELGKIFTRNEWNTIQVNFLQQHHFFTSTSISLRQTIKDKNLNILIQKTSIDEKNSFPQ, from the coding sequence ATGCAGCATCTACCTGAATGTCAACTTATAATGGCCAAATTAAAAAAAGATTTGCCACCGCATATTCACTATCATACCATTGAACATACTATGGATGTATATGACCGTGCCCAATTTATTGCAAAAGAGGAAGGTGTTTCTCACTCGGATATAAAATTACTCCTTATCGCTGCTATTTACCATGATGCCGGATATCTAAAACAAAACGAAGATCATGAGCTGATTTCATGTCAAATGGTGAGAGAATATTTACCACAATTTAGTTACAGTGTTGATGACATTGAGAGAATCTGTACTCTTATTATGGCAACAAAAATTCCACATAAGCCTAAGACACATTTGGAAGAAATAATTTGTGATGCCGATTTGGATTATCTGGGCAGAGATGATTTTTTTACAATAGGAGAAAAGCTTTATCTTGAATTTTTAGAATTAGGGAAAATATTTACTCGGAACGAATGGAATACGATTCAGGTTAATTTCCTTCAGCAGCATCATTTTTTTACATCAACATCCATTAGTTTAAGACAAACTATAAAAGATAAAAATCTGAATATTTTAATTCAAAAAACTAGTATTGATGAAAAAAATAGTTTCCCACAATGA
- a CDS encoding class I fructose-bisphosphate aldolase has protein sequence MKDITQLLNLLGKDKEFLLNHVCKTVLKDQIHLPNPAHVDANFLQSNRNGQTIRSLAQLYQHGRLSNTGYLSILPVDQGVEHTAGSSFSPNPIYFDPENIVKLAIEAGCNAVASTMGGLAMLSRKYAHKIPFVVKLNHNELMTYPNKYDQIMFGSVKDAWNMGAIAVGATVYFGSAESDRQIIEIAKAFEEAHNLGMVTILWCYTRNDGFTKDGIDYSTAADITGQANYLGVSIQADIIKQKMPTNNGGFTAVKFAKTNPAMYTQLASDHPIDLCRYQVLNCYSGRISLINSGGESKGESDLAEAIKTAVINKRAGGAGMIMGRKAFQRPFSEGVELINAVQEIYLAKEISIA, from the coding sequence ATGAAAGACATCACCCAATTGTTAAATTTATTAGGTAAGGACAAAGAGTTCTTATTGAATCATGTGTGTAAAACAGTTTTAAAAGACCAGATTCATTTGCCTAATCCGGCACACGTAGATGCTAATTTTTTGCAGAGTAATCGCAATGGGCAAACAATCCGAAGTTTAGCGCAACTGTATCAACACGGAAGGCTTTCAAATACAGGTTATCTTTCAATTTTGCCCGTAGATCAAGGTGTGGAACATACTGCCGGAAGTTCTTTTTCTCCAAACCCCATTTATTTTGATCCGGAAAACATTGTAAAATTAGCCATTGAAGCGGGCTGCAATGCCGTGGCTTCTACCATGGGAGGACTAGCAATGTTGTCTAGAAAATATGCGCACAAAATTCCATTTGTGGTCAAATTAAATCACAACGAATTAATGACTTACCCCAATAAATATGATCAAATTATGTTTGGTAGCGTTAAAGATGCTTGGAATATGGGGGCAATTGCTGTGGGGGCGACCGTTTATTTTGGCTCTGCCGAATCCGACAGACAAATCATCGAAATTGCAAAAGCTTTTGAAGAGGCACATAATTTAGGAATGGTGACAATTCTTTGGTGCTACACCAGAAATGACGGCTTTACCAAAGATGGAATCGATTACAGTACGGCTGCTGATATTACCGGACAAGCCAATTATTTAGGCGTTTCCATTCAAGCAGATATTATCAAACAAAAAATGCCAACAAATAATGGTGGATTTACGGCAGTAAAATTTGCCAAAACAAATCCTGCGATGTATACTCAATTAGCTAGCGATCATCCTATAGATTTATGCCGATATCAAGTACTGAACTGTTATTCTGGGCGTATTAGCCTAATTAACTCAGGAGGAGAGTCAAAAGGAGAAAGCGATTTGGCGGAAGCCATAAAAACAGCGGTAATAAACAAACGTGCTGGTGGAGCAGGTATGATTATGGGACGAAAAGCGTTCCAACGACCTTTTAGTGAAGGGGTGGAACTGATAAATGCGGTACAGGAAATATACTTGGCCAAAGAAATTTCTATTGCCTAG